Proteins found in one Amycolatopsis aidingensis genomic segment:
- a CDS encoding DEAD/DEAH box helicase: MREAIILTANQTPSTTDPADPIALEHSETGLPETDTSHPLQAAPVVQPEAPAFAEFDIRPEIVRALNEAGIERTFAIQALTLPLALGGEDLIGQARTGMGKTLGFGVPLLQRLTLPGDGTPQALVVVPTRELCLQVTHDLTDAGKHLGIRTLAIYGGRPYETQIEALRKGVDLVIGTPGRLLDLAEQRHLVLGKVRGLVLDEADEMLDLGFLPDIERILRMVPEQRQTMLFSATMPGPIINLARTFLTRPTHIRAEENDAGAIHERTTQFVYRAHSLDKPELVARTLQAEGRGLTMIFTRTKRTAQKVADDLAERGFAAAAVHGDLGQGAREQALRAFRTGKVDVLVATDVAARGIDVDDVTHVINYQTPEDEKTYVHRIGRTGRAGKTGVAITLVDWDEEPRWKLISDALELDRPEPVETYSTSPHLFADLGIPADATGRLPLAKRTRAGLAAEPEEQLGGRRKGRSESAGSSAGGRKPRRRTRAAGTASKATATGTGGDDEQAKTNGSRPEDGTGESRRRRRRTRGGQNGGEAASGQDKPDSAATRSAPNRPAEGENGAERPARRRRRRRRGGTPNNTDTPASAD, encoded by the coding sequence ATGAGAGAGGCGATCATTCTGACCGCGAACCAGACCCCGTCCACCACCGACCCCGCGGATCCGATCGCGCTGGAGCACAGCGAGACCGGGCTGCCGGAAACCGACACCTCCCACCCGTTGCAGGCGGCCCCCGTCGTCCAGCCGGAGGCGCCCGCTTTCGCCGAGTTCGACATCCGCCCGGAGATCGTCCGCGCACTCAACGAGGCGGGCATCGAGCGCACCTTCGCCATCCAGGCGCTGACCCTGCCGCTGGCGCTGGGCGGCGAGGACCTGATCGGCCAGGCGCGTACCGGGATGGGCAAGACCCTCGGGTTCGGCGTCCCGCTGCTGCAGCGGCTCACCCTGCCCGGCGACGGCACCCCGCAGGCGCTCGTGGTGGTCCCCACCAGGGAGCTGTGCCTGCAGGTGACCCACGACCTCACCGACGCGGGCAAGCATCTCGGTATCCGCACCCTCGCCATCTACGGCGGCAGGCCGTACGAAACGCAGATCGAGGCCCTGCGCAAGGGCGTCGACCTGGTGATCGGCACCCCCGGCAGGCTGCTGGACCTCGCCGAACAGCGCCACCTCGTGCTCGGCAAGGTGCGCGGCCTCGTGCTCGACGAGGCCGACGAGATGCTCGACCTCGGCTTCCTCCCGGACATCGAACGGATTCTGCGCATGGTGCCCGAGCAGCGGCAGACCATGCTGTTCTCGGCCACGATGCCCGGCCCGATCATCAACCTCGCGCGGACCTTCCTGACCCGCCCGACGCACATCAGGGCCGAGGAGAACGACGCGGGCGCCATCCACGAGCGCACCACCCAGTTCGTCTACCGGGCGCACTCGCTGGACAAGCCGGAGCTGGTCGCCCGCACGCTGCAGGCCGAGGGCCGCGGGCTGACGATGATCTTCACCCGGACCAAGCGGACCGCCCAGAAGGTGGCCGACGACCTCGCCGAACGCGGGTTCGCCGCCGCGGCCGTGCACGGCGACCTCGGCCAGGGTGCCCGCGAGCAGGCGCTGCGCGCCTTCCGCACCGGCAAGGTGGACGTGCTGGTCGCCACCGATGTCGCCGCCCGCGGCATCGACGTGGACGACGTCACGCACGTGATCAACTACCAGACGCCGGAGGACGAGAAGACCTACGTGCACCGGATCGGCCGCACCGGCAGGGCAGGCAAGACCGGCGTGGCCATCACCCTGGTCGACTGGGACGAGGAGCCCCGCTGGAAGCTCATCTCGGACGCGCTGGAGCTGGACCGTCCCGAGCCGGTGGAAACCTACTCGACCTCGCCGCACCTGTTCGCCGACCTCGGCATCCCAGCCGACGCCACCGGCAGGCTGCCGCTGGCCAAGCGGACCAGGGCCGGGCTGGCCGCCGAACCGGAGGAGCAGCTGGGCGGCAGGCGCAAGGGCCGCTCGGAGTCCGCGGGGTCCTCGGCTGGCGGCCGCAAGCCACGCAGGCGCACCCGCGCCGCGGGCACCGCGAGCAAGGCCACGGCCACCGGCACCGGCGGTGACGACGAGCAGGCGAAGACGAACGGCAGCAGGCCGGAGGACGGCACCGGTGAGTCCCGCCGCAGGCGGCGGCGTACCCGTGGCGG
- a CDS encoding DUF4873 domain-containing protein, which produces MTEHEHDNHEDHEDGYTGPATLLVEETELEVEVELRGHFQPIDGYYHWYGRVKANERLSTLAGGRKKPAEIRTPEGSAKGEVSDPDPWDRYRLTGTSTPPFTVPTTLDQVEA; this is translated from the coding sequence ATGACCGAGCACGAGCACGACAACCACGAGGACCACGAGGACGGCTACACCGGCCCGGCGACCCTGCTCGTCGAGGAAACCGAACTCGAGGTGGAGGTGGAGCTGCGCGGCCACTTCCAGCCGATCGACGGGTACTACCACTGGTACGGCAGGGTGAAGGCGAACGAGCGGCTGTCCACACTGGCCGGTGGCAGGAAGAAGCCCGCCGAGATCCGCACCCCCGAGGGCAGCGCCAAGGGCGAGGTCTCCGATCCGGACCCCTGGGACCGCTACCGCCTGACGGGCACCAGCACGCCCCCCTTCACCGTCCCCACGACTCTGGACCAGGTCGAGGCCTGA
- a CDS encoding DUF418 domain-containing protein — protein MNGVSVAAGGSIALAPPRGRLTGIDVARGVAVLGMYATHFGPVPREGAAAFFDLFSGRATALFAVLAGVSIALMAGGDRPKTGAARRSVAVRLAIRAPLLILLGLLLLELGTGYEMILTYYGVCFLFAIPLLRLPARQLVVLAALAATVLPVLSHVLRAMVAPRDLLFDLPDVRLEMFTSLGGISEATGILLLTGTYPAAGLMAFVLAGMAIGRLDLRAHQLRRGLLFGGTGLAAAAYLVSWIGTDLLGGSRAVYRSLETPAAAAGLRPDEYYAAGEWMLFGTTPTTSPAYLLVSRGHSFTPLDLLGCIGVALAVIGGCLLLAERYGRWLRPVAAVGSLALTAYAGHFLVIWLLWRDQAVFSLGSLAGFTVGVLVFAVLWRRWFRRGPLEWLLHRASIAATALTAVRPRPGPESWGR, from the coding sequence GTGAACGGCGTTTCCGTAGCTGCCGGTGGCAGTATCGCCCTCGCTCCGCCCCGGGGCAGGCTGACCGGCATCGATGTGGCGCGCGGGGTCGCCGTCCTCGGGATGTATGCCACCCACTTCGGCCCGGTGCCGAGGGAGGGTGCCGCCGCGTTCTTCGATCTGTTCTCCGGGCGCGCGACGGCCCTGTTCGCGGTGCTGGCCGGGGTGTCCATCGCCCTGATGGCGGGTGGGGACCGGCCGAAGACCGGGGCGGCGCGCCGGTCGGTTGCGGTGCGGCTGGCCATCCGGGCGCCGTTGCTCATCCTGCTCGGTCTGTTGCTGCTCGAGCTGGGCACCGGCTACGAGATGATCCTGACCTACTACGGGGTGTGCTTCCTGTTCGCCATCCCGCTGCTGCGGCTGCCCGCGCGTCAGCTCGTGGTGCTCGCCGCGCTCGCGGCCACCGTGCTGCCGGTGCTCTCGCATGTCCTGCGGGCCATGGTCGCGCCAAGGGACCTGCTGTTCGACCTGCCGGATGTCCGGCTGGAGATGTTCACCTCGCTCGGCGGGATCTCCGAGGCCACCGGGATTCTGCTGCTCACCGGCACCTACCCGGCCGCGGGCCTGATGGCGTTCGTGCTCGCCGGGATGGCGATCGGCAGGCTGGACCTGCGCGCGCACCAGCTGCGCCGCGGCCTGCTGTTCGGCGGTACCGGCCTCGCGGCGGCGGCCTACCTGGTGTCCTGGATCGGCACCGACCTGCTCGGCGGCAGCCGGGCGGTGTACCGGTCACTGGAGACACCGGCCGCCGCGGCCGGGCTGCGGCCGGACGAGTACTACGCCGCCGGGGAGTGGATGCTGTTCGGCACCACGCCCACGACCTCCCCTGCCTACCTGCTGGTGTCCAGGGGGCATTCGTTCACCCCGCTGGACCTGCTCGGCTGCATCGGGGTGGCGCTGGCCGTCATCGGCGGGTGCCTGCTGCTGGCCGAGCGCTACGGCCGGTGGCTGCGGCCGGTGGCTGCCGTCGGCTCGCTGGCGCTGACCGCCTATGCCGGGCATTTCCTGGTGATCTGGCTGCTGTGGCGGGATCAGGCCGTGTTCTCCCTCGGTTCGCTGGCCGGCTTCACCGTGGGCGTGCTGGTCTTCGCCGTGCTGTGGCGCCGGTGGTTCCGCCGCGGCCCGCTGGAGTGGCTGCTGCACCGGGCCTCCATCGCGGCGACCGCCCTCACCGCGGTCAGGCCTCGACCTGGTCCAGAGTCGTGGGGACGGTGA
- a CDS encoding alpha/beta fold hydrolase: MPETLTPSTTAPQARSGGRAPLTRVPLSNTPLPPLGSANTAWPGGFEDAGGVQLHVRRAPRTEGDPEQGTATDTAVYVHGLGGSSTNWTDLGCLLAPFAPGIALDLPGFGFSEPQPGFDFSLDAHTETLRAYLAGLDAGPVHLVGNSMGGAISLLLAARYPELVRTLTLVSPAMPDRRPDPRRLSDPRMALAYLPFIGKPVRRRLAQLGPRERAMQVINLCFADPSVFPDYRLDELAEEHGARAGFSWAAPALARSTMGIFRTWFSSGPASLWAVAPAVGVPTLVVWGTGDRVISVRRAVRTARLLPRARLLVLPRTGHVAQMERPRTVARAVLGMWEHVREDLW, encoded by the coding sequence GTGCCCGAGACACTCACGCCCTCGACGACGGCTCCCCAGGCGCGGTCAGGCGGCCGCGCACCGCTGACCCGTGTGCCGTTGTCGAACACCCCGCTGCCACCGCTCGGCTCGGCCAACACGGCATGGCCGGGCGGGTTCGAGGACGCCGGCGGCGTCCAGCTGCACGTCCGGCGCGCACCGCGCACCGAGGGCGACCCGGAGCAGGGGACCGCCACCGACACCGCAGTGTACGTGCACGGCCTCGGTGGCTCGTCCACCAACTGGACCGACCTCGGCTGCCTGCTCGCCCCCTTCGCCCCCGGGATCGCGCTCGACCTGCCCGGATTCGGCTTCTCCGAGCCGCAGCCGGGCTTCGACTTCAGCCTGGACGCGCATACCGAGACGCTGCGCGCCTACCTCGCCGGCCTGGACGCGGGCCCGGTGCACCTGGTCGGCAACTCCATGGGCGGCGCGATCTCGCTGCTGCTGGCCGCGCGGTACCCGGAGCTGGTGCGTACCCTGACGCTGGTCTCGCCCGCGATGCCGGACCGCCGTCCCGATCCGCGCAGGCTCTCCGACCCGCGGATGGCGCTGGCCTATCTCCCGTTCATCGGCAAGCCGGTGCGCAGGCGGCTGGCCCAGCTCGGGCCGCGGGAACGGGCCATGCAGGTGATCAACCTCTGCTTCGCCGACCCCAGCGTCTTCCCCGACTACCGCCTGGACGAGCTGGCCGAGGAGCACGGCGCGCGGGCGGGGTTCTCCTGGGCTGCGCCCGCGCTGGCCCGCAGCACCATGGGCATCTTCCGCACCTGGTTCAGCTCGGGTCCGGCCTCGCTGTGGGCGGTCGCGCCCGCGGTCGGGGTGCCCACGCTGGTGGTGTGGGGGACCGGGGACCGGGTGATCTCGGTCCGCAGGGCCGTGCGCACCGCCCGGCTGCTGCCGAGGGCCCGGCTGCTGGTGCTGCCGCGCACCGGCCATGTCGCCCAGATGGAGCGGCCGCGCACGGTGGCAAGGGCGGTGCTGGGCATGTGGGAGCACGTGCGGGAAGACCTCTGGTAA
- a CDS encoding TetR/AcrR family transcriptional regulator translates to MTEAARLQSHDSEGTGSAQFGRGVRLPRTERRAQLLAAAQQVFAANGYHSAAMDDIAEQAGVSKPVLYQHFPGKLDLYIALLESHVDHLVGRVQEALNSTTDNKQRVQNAVGAFFDFVNGDAGAFRMVFESDLRGEPAVQTAVDRATSASVDAITQTITADAGLDEDRARLLAVGLVGLSQVSARFWLAHHSEISREEAVALTSTLAWRGIGAGFPLQQQT, encoded by the coding sequence ATGACGGAAGCGGCCCGCCTGCAATCGCACGACAGCGAGGGCACCGGATCGGCGCAGTTCGGCCGGGGGGTACGGCTGCCACGCACCGAACGGCGGGCCCAGCTGCTGGCCGCGGCCCAGCAGGTCTTCGCGGCCAACGGGTACCACTCGGCGGCGATGGACGATATCGCCGAGCAGGCCGGGGTCAGCAAACCGGTGCTCTACCAGCACTTCCCCGGCAAGCTCGACCTGTACATCGCGCTGCTGGAAAGCCATGTGGACCACCTGGTCGGGCGGGTGCAGGAAGCGCTCAACTCGACCACGGACAACAAGCAGCGGGTGCAGAACGCCGTCGGGGCGTTCTTCGACTTCGTGAACGGGGACGCGGGCGCCTTCCGCATGGTGTTCGAGTCCGACCTGCGCGGTGAGCCCGCCGTGCAGACCGCCGTGGACCGGGCGACCTCGGCCAGCGTGGACGCCATCACCCAGACCATCACCGCCGACGCCGGCCTCGACGAGGACCGGGCGCGGCTGCTGGCCGTGGGCCTGGTCGGGTTGAGCCAGGTCAGCGCGCGGTTCTGGCTGGCGCACCACAGCGAGATCAGCAGGGAGGAGGCCGTCGCGCTGACCTCCACCCTGGCCTGGCGGGGGATCGGCGCCGGTTTCCCGCTACAGCAGCAGACGTAG
- a CDS encoding DUF3107 domain-containing protein, whose product MEVKIGIKDTPRELVISSGQTPDEVEQLVSDALNSTEGLLRITDDKGRSFLVPADRIAYVEIAPSDARRVGFAVGG is encoded by the coding sequence GTGGAGGTCAAGATCGGGATCAAGGACACGCCGCGGGAGCTGGTGATCTCCAGTGGCCAGACGCCCGATGAGGTCGAGCAGCTCGTCTCCGACGCACTGAACTCCACCGAGGGACTGCTCCGGATCACCGACGACAAGGGCCGGTCTTTCCTGGTCCCCGCGGACCGCATCGCCTATGTGGAGATCGCGCCCTCGGACGCGCGCCGGGTGGGTTTCGCTGTCGGCGGATAG
- a CDS encoding ferritin-like fold-containing protein, which translates to MSEEDPGISGGVTDLLGVLAYGELSAFDRLAEDARTAPTLSGRAALATMAAAEIGHYGLLEQYLAEHGVAVEDAMKPFVAPFDAFHSSTAPKSWLESLVKAYVGDGLAADLYREMATWLDEETGQLVLTVLADTGHSAFAEREVAAAIEHDPTQRDRLALWGRRLLGEALTQAQYVVAERDGLAELIVSGSGDLSGIAGLFRRLQQGHTKRMQVLGLG; encoded by the coding sequence GTGAGCGAGGAAGACCCGGGTATCAGCGGCGGCGTGACCGACCTGCTTGGCGTGCTCGCGTACGGCGAGCTGTCCGCATTCGACCGGCTGGCCGAGGACGCGCGTACGGCGCCCACGCTGTCCGGGCGGGCCGCGCTGGCGACCATGGCGGCCGCGGAAATCGGCCACTACGGGCTGCTGGAGCAGTACCTTGCCGAGCACGGGGTCGCGGTCGAGGACGCGATGAAGCCGTTCGTCGCGCCCTTCGATGCCTTCCACTCCTCCACCGCGCCGAAGTCCTGGCTGGAGTCGCTGGTCAAGGCATACGTCGGAGACGGGCTGGCCGCCGACCTCTACCGGGAGATGGCCACCTGGCTGGACGAGGAGACCGGGCAGCTGGTGCTCACGGTGCTCGCCGACACCGGGCACTCGGCCTTCGCCGAGCGGGAGGTCGCCGCCGCGATCGAGCACGACCCCACCCAGCGGGACCGGCTGGCCCTGTGGGGCCGCAGGCTGCTCGGGGAGGCCCTCACGCAGGCGCAGTACGTGGTGGCCGAGCGGGACGGGCTGGCCGAGCTGATCGTGAGCGGTTCCGGCGACCTCTCCGGAATTGCCGGACTCTTCCGGCGGTTACAACAGGGCCACACCAAACGTATGCAGGTGCTGGGACTCGGCTAG
- a CDS encoding DUF3152 domain-containing protein encodes MDRVTHEARGDGQRAQSAPLPRRSPRSGQSSARSFDDRYRPGLRRTTAEPLRASWRPKPTEEEAQAEGGKPRRRSKLSGVVRTYGWRVYALPVLLVLTALVVYDTANSGGGTQAGQQQDAGAGGVSATGGGDPVVTENRAEPVSLDIPTAELPEGGEYTQAGKGTWHVIPVPEGRGEKVGTGGKLYTYAVAVEDGIDPSSYAGDDSFANSVEATLSDPRSWTGTGEVMLQRVDNSDPPPDFTVSLTSPETTHRPDMCGFTIKYESSCRLGQKELVVINLARWVRGGKAFNGAMTEYRQYAINHEVGHAFGNGHVGCPANGELAPVMMQQTFGVSNDYVAELNKVDPTNYSAVPADGKVCQPNAWPNPQAE; translated from the coding sequence GTGGACCGGGTGACGCACGAAGCGCGAGGCGATGGGCAGCGGGCACAGTCCGCACCGTTGCCCCGCAGGTCACCGCGTTCCGGGCAGTCCTCGGCCCGCTCCTTTGACGACCGCTATCGCCCCGGGCTGCGCCGGACCACTGCCGAGCCGCTGCGGGCCTCCTGGCGGCCGAAGCCGACCGAGGAGGAAGCGCAGGCCGAGGGCGGCAAACCCCGGCGCCGGTCGAAGTTGTCCGGGGTGGTCCGGACCTACGGCTGGCGGGTCTATGCCCTGCCGGTGCTGCTGGTCCTCACCGCGCTGGTGGTATACGACACCGCGAACAGCGGCGGCGGCACGCAGGCCGGGCAGCAGCAGGACGCCGGCGCGGGTGGCGTGTCGGCGACCGGTGGTGGCGACCCGGTGGTGACCGAGAACCGGGCCGAGCCGGTCAGCCTGGACATCCCCACCGCCGAGTTGCCAGAGGGCGGCGAGTACACCCAGGCCGGTAAGGGCACCTGGCATGTGATCCCGGTGCCGGAGGGCCGGGGCGAGAAGGTCGGCACCGGCGGCAAGCTCTACACCTACGCGGTGGCTGTCGAAGACGGCATCGACCCCTCCAGCTACGCGGGTGACGACAGTTTCGCGAACTCGGTGGAGGCGACGCTGTCCGACCCGCGGAGCTGGACCGGTACCGGTGAGGTGATGCTGCAGCGGGTGGACAACAGCGATCCGCCACCGGACTTCACGGTCAGCCTGACCAGCCCGGAGACCACCCACCGGCCGGACATGTGCGGGTTCACCATCAAGTACGAGTCTTCCTGCCGGCTCGGCCAGAAGGAACTCGTGGTGATCAATCTGGCCCGCTGGGTGCGCGGTGGCAAGGCTTTCAACGGCGCGATGACCGAGTACCGGCAGTACGCCATCAACCACGAGGTGGGCCACGCCTTCGGGAACGGGCACGTGGGCTGCCCGGCCAACGGGGAGCTGGCGCCGGTGATGATGCAGCAGACCTTCGGGGTCTCCAACGACTACGTCGCCGAGCTGAACAAGGTGGATCCCACCAACTACAGTGCGGTGCCCGCGGACGGCAAGGTCTGCCAGCCGAACGCCTGGCCGAACCCACAGGCGGAGTGA
- a CDS encoding AurF N-oxygenase family protein, with protein MTRTLNEAGREKTAERLLKSSANKFYDPEVDIDWGAPLVDGKRYIPEIRSSLYGTQLWERLTPEQRIELGKHELASVATSGIWFEVLLMQMLLKVVYNTDPTTSHAQYALTEIADECRHSTMFARMSERLGVPVYGPVPALRQLARVLPVIGYGPALYGSILVAEEILDRLQREQMNDPEIQPLVRMVNRIHVLEEARHVTFAREEVTRGMAKLSKAELPYQRYLIALVSFFVVRALVNPRIYKSVGIAPKEGVKAAWSNPHWQQTIRYAGERIMPFLQENGLVGAPGMHLWRRSNLLPAK; from the coding sequence ATGACGCGGACTCTGAATGAGGCCGGCCGCGAGAAGACCGCCGAGCGACTGCTGAAGTCCTCGGCGAACAAGTTCTACGATCCCGAGGTCGACATCGACTGGGGCGCACCGCTGGTGGATGGCAAGCGGTACATCCCGGAGATCCGCTCCAGCCTCTACGGCACCCAGCTGTGGGAACGGCTCACCCCCGAGCAGCGCATCGAGCTCGGCAAGCACGAGCTGGCCAGCGTGGCGACCTCCGGCATCTGGTTCGAGGTACTGCTCATGCAGATGCTGCTCAAGGTCGTCTACAACACCGACCCGACCACCAGCCACGCCCAGTACGCGCTCACCGAGATCGCCGACGAGTGCAGGCACTCGACGATGTTCGCCCGGATGTCCGAGCGGCTCGGCGTGCCGGTGTACGGCCCGGTGCCCGCACTGCGGCAGCTCGCCAGGGTCCTGCCCGTGATCGGGTACGGCCCGGCGCTCTACGGGTCGATCCTGGTCGCCGAGGAGATCCTGGACCGGCTGCAGCGCGAGCAGATGAACGACCCGGAGATCCAGCCGCTGGTGCGGATGGTGAACCGGATCCACGTGCTGGAGGAGGCGCGGCACGTCACCTTCGCCCGCGAGGAGGTCACCCGCGGGATGGCCAAGCTGTCCAAGGCGGAGCTGCCCTACCAGCGTTACCTGATCGCGCTGGTGTCCTTCTTCGTGGTCCGCGCGCTGGTCAACCCGCGGATCTACAAGTCGGTCGGCATCGCGCCGAAGGAGGGCGTCAAGGCCGCCTGGAGCAACCCGCACTGGCAGCAGACCATCCGCTACGCCGGGGAGCGGATCATGCCGTTTCTCCAGGAGAACGGCCTGGTCGGCGCGCCGGGGATGCATCTGTGGCGGCGTTCAAACCTGCTGCCTGCCAAGTGA
- a CDS encoding TetR/AcrR family transcriptional regulator yields the protein MRRMGDRVKRNSKHSGKRREEPGTTGDARRDRWRKHRIARRAEFVEAALTALAEHGPELGMDDVAAAAGVTKPVLYRHFEDKADLFLALGQRGTEMLLERLIPAINTELAPLPRIRMAIDAFFGIIEEHPNLYRLLARRSFADKPIDADVVAEDKEIIATALTALFGDYMRMFNMDSGAAEPWAYGLVGMVQNTGEWWLERRSMSRDAIVEYLTQLIWAAIDGLTRQQGVTLDPNLPLEENKVVQLSAQRERTESTEAG from the coding sequence ATGCGGCGCATGGGCGATCGTGTCAAGCGCAACAGCAAGCATTCCGGCAAGCGGCGGGAGGAACCGGGGACCACCGGCGATGCCCGCAGGGACCGCTGGCGTAAGCACCGGATCGCCCGCCGCGCCGAGTTCGTCGAGGCCGCGCTGACCGCGCTGGCCGAGCACGGTCCCGAGCTCGGCATGGACGACGTCGCGGCCGCGGCCGGGGTCACCAAGCCGGTGCTCTACCGGCACTTCGAGGACAAGGCCGACCTGTTCCTCGCCCTCGGCCAGCGCGGCACGGAAATGCTGCTGGAGCGGCTGATCCCGGCGATCAACACCGAGCTCGCCCCGCTGCCGCGAATCCGGATGGCGATCGACGCCTTCTTCGGCATCATCGAGGAGCACCCCAACCTGTACCGCCTGCTGGCGCGGCGCTCGTTCGCGGACAAGCCGATCGACGCCGATGTGGTCGCCGAGGACAAGGAGATCATCGCGACCGCGCTGACCGCGCTGTTCGGCGACTACATGCGAATGTTCAATATGGACTCCGGTGCGGCCGAGCCGTGGGCCTACGGCCTGGTCGGCATGGTGCAGAACACCGGCGAGTGGTGGCTGGAACGGCGGTCGATGAGCCGGGACGCCATCGTGGAGTACCTGACCCAGCTCATCTGGGCCGCGATCGACGGCCTGACCAGGCAGCAGGGCGTCACCCTCGACCCGAACCTGCCGCTGGAGGAGAACAAGGTCGTCCAGCTCTCCGCGCAGCGTGAGCGCACCGAGTCGACCGAAGCCGGCTAG
- a CDS encoding alpha/beta fold hydrolase — MTTLGSRQAPAQRRRDPAPWDPAQAHRFVAGDGTALHVQSEGDEQAPLTLVLVHGWTQDLRTWDAVTSGLLRAAGAPLRILRYDLRGHGASAPARAGTATIERLADDLAELIADRAPRGRLVLVGHSMGGMTLMCLAERYPELVSARVDAVGLVATSSGDLDRVTLGLPGLFGGGAARVEQRITAFLRRQQRDALPLAPRLVRPFARWLVFGNRPRRADVTSVAEQVVLAHPASVGGFRDSMAVHDRRVALAALRDKPAVVLAGGKDRLCPPPHAMVLADELPQAEFVRFPGAGHMLPQERSREVTERITRLVRVAAGNRG; from the coding sequence ATGACCACACTCGGTTCCCGGCAGGCGCCTGCGCAGCGCAGGCGCGACCCGGCCCCGTGGGACCCCGCGCAGGCACATCGGTTCGTGGCCGGCGACGGTACCGCGCTACATGTGCAGAGCGAGGGAGACGAACAGGCCCCGCTGACCCTGGTGCTGGTGCACGGCTGGACCCAGGACCTGCGGACCTGGGACGCGGTGACCAGCGGGCTGCTGCGTGCGGCCGGAGCCCCACTGCGGATCCTGCGTTACGACCTGCGCGGGCACGGCGCGTCGGCGCCCGCGCGAGCGGGCACGGCCACCATCGAGCGGCTTGCCGACGACCTCGCCGAGCTCATCGCCGACCGCGCGCCGCGGGGCAGGCTGGTGCTGGTCGGGCACTCGATGGGCGGGATGACCCTGATGTGCCTCGCCGAGCGGTATCCGGAGCTGGTGTCCGCGAGGGTGGACGCGGTGGGGCTGGTGGCCACGTCCTCCGGCGATCTGGACCGGGTCACCCTCGGCCTGCCCGGGCTGTTCGGCGGTGGTGCCGCCAGGGTGGAGCAGCGGATCACCGCCTTCCTGCGCAGGCAGCAGCGGGACGCGCTGCCGCTGGCGCCGCGGCTGGTCCGGCCGTTCGCCCGCTGGCTGGTCTTCGGGAACCGGCCGCGGCGAGCCGATGTGACCTCGGTGGCCGAGCAGGTGGTGCTGGCCCATCCCGCCAGCGTCGGTGGCTTCCGGGACTCGATGGCGGTGCACGACCGGCGGGTGGCGCTCGCCGCGCTGCGGGACAAGCCGGCCGTGGTGCTCGCCGGTGGCAAGGACCGGCTGTGCCCGCCGCCGCATGCCATGGTGCTGGCCGATGAGCTGCCGCAGGCCGAGTTCGTGCGCTTCCCAGGGGCCGGGCACATGCTGCCGCAGGAACGTTCCCGGGAGGTGACCGAGCGGATCACCCGGCTGGTCCGGGTGGCCGCCGGTAACCGGGGGTAA